The Romeriopsis navalis LEGE 11480 DNA window GACTCAACACCCTTGTATGATGCTGACCCATATGACCAATTCCAACCACACCTACGCGAATCGGCTTCGAGCGCTGTGGATACAACCTCGAATATTCGGCTAAGTCACCGTGTTGCACGTTTAATACTCCTTACACACCACCGAAAACAGCTTGCTGGCCAGAATCGAGCATCAGAAAATGCTAGAGCTGTCACTGCAAGCCCAAACTCCTCAAACACCCCAAGATACTAGCATCTAAGCTATAAAGATTCATAAAGTACGTGGGATGTTCCCTCCTATTGTGCCTTTATTCTTCCAGATTGACGGGAAGAAATCTGTATCAGAATGTGCGGATTATCAACTGACTCCGGGATTACACGACTTTTAGCCGGCCTGACAGCCGCGATTATGCGACCCATAATTCAGTGCGCAATTTAGTGGGTGCTACCATCTGGAAGGGTTGCACCTTGTAGATTAGCGCCATTCATAAACGTACTGCTGATCTCCGCTCGCACCAGATTTGCCCCAGTTAAATCCGCCCCCCGTAAATCGGCCCGGGCAAGATACGCTTCAATCAATGTCACTTCAACTAAGACCGCATTACGTAAATTGGCTCGCCCCAGATCGGCCTTATTCATCCGGGCACTATGCAAATTGGCCGCTTGCAGATCCGTTTGGCGCAACTTTGCCTCCGTCAGTGTGGCTTTACTCAAGGTCACACCCCGCATATTACATTCGCTCAGTTCAGCCCGATTCAATCGCGTGTTGTGCAGATTGGCACAAGCCCAGTTGGCCGCTGTCGCATTCACATCCATCAAAAATGCGTCTTGAAAATCCGTATCCGCCAGATTGGCTTCACTCAAGTTCGCGAGCTTCAGGTTCGACTCCCGCAGGTTGGCACCTTCCAAATTCGCCCGACTCAAATCGACGCCGGTCATATTCGCGCCCCGCAGATCCGCACCGCGCAAATCCGCGCCCCGCAGATTTGCCCCATCATGCATCTTCGCCTCTTCACGCAAGTTCGCCCCCTTAAGGCAAGCCCCACGTAAATTCGCCCCACTCAAATCAGCTTCCCGCAGATCCGCCGCGATCAAATTCGCATCCATCATGCTCGAAAGGCTCAAATCCGCGCCGCGTAAATCCGCACCCGACAACAGCGCACCGTGCAAATTAGCATCGCGCATCATCGCATCAATTAATTTTGCCTGACTCAGGTTTGCACCACAAAGGTTGGCCCGCAGGAGGTTGGCCTTCGACATACTGGCTCGGTTCAGGTAGGCAAAGATTAAGCTGGCATCATGCAGATCCGAACCAATGAGGTTGGCCCCGATTAGTTCTGCACCATCTAAATTTAAGCCGGACAATTTCGCCCCAGCCAGACTATCTGTAGCATCGCGATAACGACTGAGCAATTCTTGAGGATTCATACAGGAAAAACATTAGGTAGATTGAGAAACTAGCAAGCGATCGCACTAAACACCCTATTGAAAGACGTTAAAACACGACCGATGACAGGCGAATTTCGGTCGCATCATCTTCATTCGCGGTCGAAGTCGTTTCGCGGCTGACTGCGGGCAATTTCAACGCGCGCATCAGAATATCGACGACCTGCTCATAGTCTTCCGGCTCGGGCCAGGACTGGGCCATCTGCATCAGCCGAAAGCCTAATTCCCCAGGCGCATAGGTTTCTAAGATTTTTTTGAGTAAGGACTCCAAGCTATAACGCTTGAGCGCTGACCAATGGGCTTCGCTCCCATCAAATCGCTGATTCGACAGGGAGAACAGGAGAATTTTGGCGCGCAATGGATTGGTG harbors:
- a CDS encoding pentapeptide repeat-containing protein is translated as MNPQELLSRYRDATDSLAGAKLSGLNLDGAELIGANLIGSDLHDASLIFAYLNRASMSKANLLRANLCGANLSQAKLIDAMMRDANLHGALLSGADLRGADLSLSSMMDANLIAADLREADLSGANLRGACLKGANLREEAKMHDGANLRGADLRGADLRGANMTGVDLSRANLEGANLRESNLKLANLSEANLADTDFQDAFLMDVNATAANWACANLHNTRLNRAELSECNMRGVTLSKATLTEAKLRQTDLQAANLHSARMNKADLGRANLRNAVLVEVTLIEAYLARADLRGADLTGANLVRAEISSTFMNGANLQGATLPDGSTH